GCCACGTCCACTCCCTTTCTTCGGCTCATCGGCTGGCGCCCGCGTCCACGTGCACCAAGTGAGACCCGATGTGTTACCTGACGACAACGTTGCCCTCAGACATAGACTTAGCAAATAGGTCTACCTGGTTCGAGGTGCATTCTGGTGCGAATTGCAAAGGCGCGCAAACATTCACCCGACCGACGGAAGAGGCATCGGAAATGAACATCGCATTGTCGACCGCATTGCACACCACCTTTGACGATGCGGTTAGGCGCACGCGCGTGGCGCTGGCCGAGCAGGGCTTTGGCGTCCTGACCGAGATCGACGTGAAGGAAACCCTGAAGGCCAAACTCGGTCGAGACATTGAGGACTATCTGATCCTGGGCGCGTGCAACCCGCCCCTGGCGCATCGCGCGGTGGAGGCGTATCGCCAGATCGGTCTGCTGCTGCCCTGCAACGTCGTCGTGCGTGCCGACCCAGAGCGGACCGGGACCGTACTCGTCGAAGGGATGAATCCCCAGCTGCTGGTGGACGTGACCGGCGAAGCCGAGCTCATCCCGGTCGCCGAAGAGGTGTCTAGCAGGCTGCAGGCAGCGATCGATTCCTTGAACGTTCGGACGTGACGGCGGCGGGCTGAAACGTTCCGCGGCCGAATAGCGAAACGCATGGTAGGTCGCGCGGAAATGCGCGGTGTGCTGGCGCGATGGCGATACCCTTTGCCGAGGGTTCAATGGCGACTTGGCGCCTGCCGGGTTTCCATGAGGCGGGAGGTCCCGGATGTCGTATCTCATCGCGGCGCCAGAGATGCTGACGGCGGCGGCGACCGACTTGGCGAACATCGGTTCGTCGATCAGCGCAGCCAACGCGGCCGCGGCCCCACCCA
The nucleotide sequence above comes from Mycobacterium decipiens. Encoded proteins:
- a CDS encoding DUF302 domain-containing protein; amino-acid sequence: MNIALSTALHTTFDDAVRRTRVALAEQGFGVLTEIDVKETLKAKLGRDIEDYLILGACNPPLAHRAVEAYRQIGLLLPCNVVVRADPERTGTVLVEGMNPQLLVDVTGEAELIPVAEEVSSRLQAAIDSLNVRT